Below is a genomic region from Kazachstania africana CBS 2517 chromosome 9, complete genome.
GGATGCGAAATATATGCTGTTTCTGTACCATCATTGGAATTTAGTCTACCTGTGTATTATACGATAGCCACAGCAGAAGCTGCATCGAATTTATCTCGATATGACGGTATCAGATATGGGATTAGAGACAACGATGGCATGACAAGAGATAATTTTGGACCAGAAGTTAGAAGTAGAATAATTGTTGGTAATTATACATTGTGttcagaaaaatttgaagaatactTCATTAAAGCTGAAAAACTGAGAGTGGAATTGATTAATTCATTCGATTCTATATTTAGATTGAGAAATATTCTGACggataatgaagataatttaaatgatgGAATAGATATGATTCTATGTCCAACGACGAAGAATCTCCCGACAGAGACACCTCAGAAATGGGACAATCCTGTTAATGAATATCtcaatgattttttcaCCATTCCGATGTCGTTAGCTGGATTGCCTACAATTTCTATACCTTTTGTCTCGAATGAGCCCAGAGGAAGCGTACAAATATGTACACAGTATGGATACGATACGATGttattaaattttattaaatctTGTATATAATGGGGGAACTTCTTTTTATAATAGTACATAATGTTTTTACACTGGTAATACTCTAATACCGATCAATTTATCTACTATTGGAGCCACTTTAGGATGTGATAGTATAGGTCCAACGATTGGCATGGATCTTAAGAAAGTAACGATAGTGCCGAAGAAATCACCAAATAAGTTGAAGATACCCATTGATTCGATTATAAACCCAGTAAAAGTCCATTTTAGTAGGATTAATAGGACAccaaagataaagaaaatggacCCACGTCTTTTTGTAGGTCTAGTGAAAAACACTATCGTCTTTTGATGGCCAATAATGAGGAATACACCCAGTAAGAAGAGTATATTACCCAGTGCCAACAGAGCACGATCGAAAAATGTCAATATCCCAAACAGAAAGAACAAGACACCACCAAAAGTGAATGCAACACCAAATTCTGCTCATGCATAAGTTAGTAACAGGAACCAAACCATTCCAAATACACTCGAAGATACATACTCTGAGTCTCAGACAACCACATCTCGTCGGTACCACACCTGTAGAGTAGCTACTGTCTTTCCCAGTGGCCATCATCAACACtcacttttttctttcgGCCAACAACATACTTTAGAAGCCACTCGTGAACCATGACCAGCCAGCGCCATAGTACTAACTTGGCATCCTGAGCCTCTTTGATGGTCTCTGTTGATGCTTGCTTTGACGTAGCATTCTTGCAGTTGAGAGGCTGGGAGGTCGGAGAGCGTTGCTCTGTCTGTAGCATGACCAGCGTCGCTGGACAGATCCCTCCTCAAAAAATTGGGTTTCCTGGCAAAACAGTCAGTGCCATCGTCACTGGCACTGGCGCAGGCCCTGACCAGCTTAACTGTCTCTCACGTGTCCCAGTCATTCGTTACCGTCTGCGATGGCACAAACCGGGGCTTCACCTCTTCAGTATCTCTATCTCAATTTTCGAGGgataagaaaaatgaggAAAATTGTACAACCTTTAGGACTACTTTACAGTTGAGAAATCGTACTGCAATCTAACGATGAAGAGCTGTTTATTGGCTTTGGCTGCTGCTACAACTGCTGTTGCATGGTCCTTCCAACAACCTTTCGCTTTTAAGGACTTTGACTCACTCAATCTTCAGGATGAAGTGCAAAAACTACTCCCTAATGAATACAGCAATTTACAAATGTTCACCAAGAATAAGAAACCCGTCACGAAGAAACATGATTGGGATTTTGTCGTCAACAACGTAGAATTGGAAAACTACCAATTACGTGTGAATAAGATTAATGACCCAAAGATTTTGGGTATTGACCCTAATGTCACCCAATACACCGGTTATCTGGATGTAGAAGACGATTCTAaacatttcttcttctggtTTTTCGAAAGTAGAAACGATCCAAAGAATGACCCCGTTGTCTTATGGTTGAATGGTGGCCCTGGCTGCTCTTCAATGACCGggcttttctttgaattggGTCCCTCTTCCATTGGAAGCGATATTAAACCTATTACAAACCCTCACTCGTGGAACAATAACGCCTCAGTCATCTTCTTGGATCAGCCTGTCAATGTTGGGTTCTCTTATTCGGATTCAAGCTCAGGTGTAAGTAACACTGTAGCTGCCGGTAAAGATGTCTACGCTTTCTTAGAATTattcttccaaaaattccCTGAATACAAGGATAACAATCAAACTTTCCACATTGCAGGTGAATCCTACGCAGGTCATTATATCCCAATTTTCGCATCTGAGATCTTATCTCGTGAAGAtagaaatttcaatctttcttctgTCTTAATCGGTAATGGCCTAACTGACCCATTAACTCAATACAAATATTACGAACCAATGGCTTGTGACAAAGAAGCTTCCGGCGCTGACCCTGTCCTGGGACCTCAAGAATGTCAATCGATGAATGATTCTTTAGATCGTTGTCTAAGCCTCATTGATGCTTGTTACAAATCCGAATCTGTTTGGACTTGTGTTCCAGCTTCTATCTATTGTAACAATGCTCAATTGGCCCCATTCCAAAGAACAGGCAAGAATGTCTACGACGTAAGAAAGGATTGTGAGGGCCAATTATGCTACAAAGACATGGAAGTCATTgacaaatatttgaatatgaaaTACGTTCAAGATGCTATCGGTGCAGAAGTCTCCACTTATGAATCTTGTAACTTCGATATCAATAGAAATTTCTTATTCAATGGGGACTGGATGAAACCTTATCACAGAGCTGTCACTGACTTATTAGAACAAGATTTACCTGTTTTAATCTACGCAGGTGATAAAGATTTTATCTGTAATTGGCTAGGTAACCAAGCATGGACTAACGAATTGCCATGGAAACATCACGAAGAATTCAGTAAACAACCAGTAAGAGACTGGACCGCAGAAGCTACAGGTGAAGTTGCTGGTGAAGTTAAATCATACGACAAATTGACCTTCTTACGAATCTTTGACGGTGGCCATATGGTTCCATATGACGTTCCAGAAAACGCATTGAGTATGTTGAACGAATGGTTATCCAACGATTACCAATTTTAATGATCCTCTTATCCTTTTTCGCCatacaaaatataatttgtTCGTAAAActtatataattttgatgttatatatacatttttctcaaaacttcaaataggcttattttattacaagaaaaaaacaaactTATTAACTCGAAACTTTCCtcatttcaatatataGGACTACCACACATAGTCGCCCACAAATATAAACCACCCCAATGTCTAAACCAGAAGAGAACATACAGGTGAGAAAACCAAGACAACAAATCTTATCATTGTTAAAATATGTGGTTATTTCACTAATGCTAATTGCGGCAGtcgaatatttcaaatacgCAACCAGAATCAACTATGACTGGTTCCATTGTACTGCTGTAGGTGAACCAATTGAAAACTCTTCAGTGGTCAAACTATACGCTCGTGGTGGCCCATCATGTGATAAGAGAGGCGAATTTAAGACAATTGTTAAGAGAATTACAAGAGATTATGAACCAAATGATGAATCACTTTCCTTCTGCATAAAGGAAAATAAACATCTAAACTCAATTCACTACCCAATTCACGAAGAAAAGGGTGAACCTGGCTATTTTGCCTATGTGGGGTACGATTCCGATTATAACTTAATAGAGAAATATTGTGAAGATTCCGTAATCTACCACATGTGATTGGAAACCAAAAAAAGCgtgataaaatttgatattgttacaatatatatagttaTATATAGTTATGCTTATATATGTTCTTTCcatcattgaaataatttccTACTGTACTTCAGAACTGTTATGTACAATAGGCGTGGTAACGGCGGCTGGACTATTGGTGGCATTAGTCGAGTTGTCCTCATTGGCAGCATTATTAGCAGCATTATACATTGGACATGATTTATTTGTCCTAATATGACCGATTTGTCCACAAGTTGCACAACGTCTAGTCGTATTCTTTGACTTCGTTACTTTGCCCGGACTTGCACTTCCATCAGGGTTCTGCTGTTCTTgcatctttttcttgtttgCTGTGATCATTTGTCTGGCAGCTCTTCTTTGTTGAGATTTTTCCAATGAAGCTAACTCATTTTGCAATAACTTCTTTTGCATCTCGATATCTTCAACGTTttccaaattcaaattatcatcttctaatagTTTATTAACGTCTAATTTGGCCTCTTTCATCCTCTCTTTACCGCGGATGTACCCCTTGATAACACGAGGATCCTTTATAATGATAGTTTGCCTTTGTATAATACCGTTTTCGTCCCTCCTTTTCCGTACTATTTTCAAGACTTTATTGTCATCTCTATGGGTACGAACCTTTTTGTTTGTTTGATTGATAACATTTGGGTCATCAATCTCTTCAAATGGATTAGTGACACTTAATGACTTTGTATGTGTATACCACGTCTTACTGATTTCTTCCTCATAAGCCTTTTGTTGCTGAACAACGTTGTACGTATGTCCTGTGCtattaccatttttttccacTGATGCATTCCGcttctttttcctcttttctTCTGGGCCTGCCGATTCTGATTTGACAAAACCACCTTTCATAGACGTCTTTAAGAAGGAGAAACCTTCACCACAACCCGTAGGATCACCTGCACCATGGATTTGAATCATCGCCCTCATCTGTGTGGCGTTGACAAAATTCTTTGTAACATTCCAAGGTAaaagattttcttctagCTTTAACagtttttcatcaaaattataattttcGTTGTCCTCCCAGAATTGTAAACCGTGTGACATGGACTCGACTTCTGCTACTTGCTCAGGTAAAAGAAGTTTCTtggtattttcattatctaaTAAAACTTCcccttctttcaatttccaaaGCCCCTTATCAGGTCCCTCCCTTTGATATTTCATAAactctttaattttttgtCTATTCTGACCATAATCCTGGTCAGGGAAATGCCTTGTAATTggttcaattgaaattgcaCGATTTGGTGTTCTGTTTAAGATTCTATAAACAATCATTTTTAGTCTTGTCGTTCTCATTGAAGTAACTTTCCTTGAGTTTGGACCAGGAATTTCTTCGACTGGGAAAGTTTGGCCTACTGTAAACAGATGATTAATGTTTCTCAAATAGAATTTATTGTTAGTACCATTGCCAGTACTCCTCACCAGTAAAAAGTCAGTTCCAGAGACTCCATGTTTGAATACAGGTGCACGAACCATGTTATTGTACAATGTTGGAACGATATGACCTGGTTCTACAAAGCCAAAATTCCAAAAGGGTGACTTATCCTGAACACCGAGTACATGCGTTTCACCTACGGGTAATTTAGGCCTTAAAGTATCTTGCTCATTGTATTTTCTGTAGTAgttaattaatttattggccataccaaattttgaaagtgcTAGTGGATCTTGTTCTGAGTACTCCATCAAATATATTGGAGCAGTATCACCAATCGTTAAGTCAGCGGTGGAAGTAAACGACTCTCTGACATCTTTGCCCTTATCACGCTTACGCTTCCTTGtcttcaatttattgaagaaaaatgtcGTATTAGGACGGATATTAGACCCAAATTTAGGTCTATGATAAAATCTTAATTGATTTCTCGGCAACACAACCTTATAAAAGGGTGATTGTAGATTTATAGCGGGTTGTGAATGTTCAATATTGAGATTTGAAATAGTAGAACGTACTTTTGGTTGATGCGTCCGCTTAAGGGTACTGTATATTTCATCATTGGAAAtgttaaattttgataagaGCAATTTTTCGCTTAACTGAGGGCCAGAAAACATATGGTCAAACGGTAGGTTAACGGAAATTGGTTGAACATCTTTATGTACAGGTTCTCTTTGAATTAATAGAAGCAACTTCTCATCATTCATATCTAACTCTGCATGCTTTGCTTCAGATAACTTAGCATCGACCAAGTTATCTTCATTCCAATTCCAAGCGTCACTATTAATATCATCGACCTTAGTGGAAAGTAAAGTATCAGTATTTCTCTCAATACTCTTTTCTCCGTTaataattttctcttcatcCCAATCATCGGTAGCCACCAATAAATCCTCTGaaattttgttattttcatttaaatttgtcTTCTCGttagatttttcatcaataagTGGATAAAGTTCATCCAAAGTGGCGGTGATAATACtatgcttcttcttcttcttttgcaaTGCCTGTATTGTCGTTATGTGATCCATAGTTCtaaaaatctttttctGATCTTGCTGAACCTGTAActttaattttgatggtATGAGAGGTTTTAATGGTATGAAATCTGTTTCAATGTGATAGTTATATCTTTTACTTTTTCGATATATTGATCTATTCCATCTTACATTATCCCCCTTCTTAAAATCTGGGAAATAATACTTTAATAGAGCCTTTTCCCTGTTGGCTGACCTTATCTTTTCATCTTGTTTACTAATTTGAGGTTGATTATTATTTGCCATGGAAAACATGTCATATGAGGTTTGCTGTTCTACAAAGACAGCATTACCGTTAGTGTCATCAATACCCATGAACAAAGCATTATTACCACTTTCGAACTCATTTAAGTTGTTCGGTAATATAGGCGATCCATCGTGGGATAACATAAACTCATTCCCGTCCTGGACACCATTGCCAAAGGCCACAGCTTCATTCATCATATTTCCATTCGGATCCATATCGTTTAACGATAGATTCATATTGTCATTAGGAAGTATTGAAGCGTGCGATTTGTTTACTGCAGTGCCTTTGTTATCGTCATCCGCCTGTGATAGTTCTTCCTCATCTGCCAGttcatcttcatcctcAAAATCAACAGCATCTGGCAGATGCTGCGTGGCACCGTCGTCATTAGAATCATTCCTGATATACGAGCCAATCTCTAGTGATCCAAATTCTCCTCCAAATATAGCATCATAGGcgtcatcttcttttgttaaGTCCTTATTGCTTTCATCCTTCTGATCATTATTAAACTTGACTTTTgacttcttcttgttttgCTTACTGACCATTCTTCTAAATTGAGACACTTCAGAAAGCCTATATCAATTGGAAAGTGATATACAGTCCTTTCAAATACAAGTTGCTTAATATTCTTCTAACAGTCTTATAGCCATATATCTAAGAGCTTCCATTATTTTCGCCTTTCActacttttgaaaaaaagtgTCTGTATAGATCTTTACACAACGTATATAGTGATAACACATCAAATCAAGCAATATTTGGCCAATTTTAGCCTGTAAATGACCCGGTAGCCAGCATTCAGTGTGCTGCAATGGGAAGAGCATATTAGGAGTGTAAATAATCTGCTTCTTTTCATGTCAATGGCTTGCTTCTGTAGGTTTTATTTATTTCCGAAAGCTTCTTTTGGACATCAAAATCTAATAAGGTCTGGTAGTAATCTGACGCTTGTGGGTCTTCGTAGACAGTATAGCTCGCACCTTTCAGGAGCTCGCTGTTGCCATAAGATGGCTTGTAAGCTTCTGGAACAGCTTTTTCGTATTGTGTGGCGATAAATTCATCTGTAGTTGCAATTGATGGATCGAATGTGTCATCTATCGTTTTTATCAGCCCAAAAGAATCCGAGCCACTAGGAATGAATGTTTTGGAGATGTCAATCATCTCAATTCTGGTGTCGTCGTGGGTGTTTTCATGGATAATATCGGTTAAAATGTCGATGGTACCGTTTTCTTGcagaaaatataatgaaccatttttttctaaacAAAAGGATCTCAGTGATTGCTGCACAAATCCAATTAGTCTTGTGTTCCAACTTGTTGAGCTTCTCTGCAATTCCCAGATGACATTTGA
It encodes:
- the GOT1 gene encoding Got1p (similar to Saccharomyces cerevisiae GOT1 (YMR292W); ancestral locus Anc_5.35) yields the protein MWLSETQKFGVAFTFGGVLFFLFGILTFFDRALLALGNILFLLGVFLIIGHQKTIVFFTRPTKRRGSIFFIFGVLLILLKWTFTGFIIESMGIFNLFGDFFGTIVTFLRSMPIVGPILSHPKVAPIVDKLIGIRVLPV
- the PRC1 gene encoding carboxypeptidase C PRC1 (similar to Saccharomyces cerevisiae PRC1 (YMR297W); ancestral locus Anc_5.27) — translated: MKSCLLALAAATTAVAWSFQQPFAFKDFDSLNLQDEVQKLLPNEYSNLQMFTKNKKPVTKKHDWDFVVNNVELENYQLRVNKINDPKILGIDPNVTQYTGYLDVEDDSKHFFFWFFESRNDPKNDPVVLWLNGGPGCSSMTGLFFELGPSSIGSDIKPITNPHSWNNNASVIFLDQPVNVGFSYSDSSSGVSNTVAAGKDVYAFLELFFQKFPEYKDNNQTFHIAGESYAGHYIPIFASEILSREDRNFNLSSVLIGNGLTDPLTQYKYYEPMACDKEASGADPVLGPQECQSMNDSLDRCLSLIDACYKSESVWTCVPASIYCNNAQLAPFQRTGKNVYDVRKDCEGQLCYKDMEVIDKYLNMKYVQDAIGAEVSTYESCNFDINRNFLFNGDWMKPYHRAVTDLLEQDLPVLIYAGDKDFICNWLGNQAWTNELPWKHHEEFSKQPVRDWTAEATGEVAGEVKSYDKLTFLRIFDGGHMVPYDVPENALSMLNEWLSNDYQF
- the LIP1 gene encoding sphingosine N-acyltransferase subunit LIP1 (similar to Saccharomyces cerevisiae LIP1 (YMR298W); ancestral locus Anc_5.26), which gives rise to MSKPEENIQVRKPRQQILSLLKYVVISLMLIAAVEYFKYATRINYDWFHCTAVGEPIENSSVVKLYARGGPSCDKRGEFKTIVKRITRDYEPNDESLSFCIKENKHLNSIHYPIHEEKGEPGYFAYVGYDSDYNLIEKYCEDSVIYHM
- the TAF1 gene encoding histone acetyltransferase (similar to Saccharomyces cerevisiae TAF1 (YGR274C); ancestral locus Anc_5.25) — translated: MVSKQNKKKSKVKFNNDQKDESNKDLTKEDDAYDAIFGGEFGSLEIGSYIRNDSNDDGATQHLPDAVDFEDEDELADEEELSQADDDNKGTAVNKSHASILPNDNMNLSLNDMDPNGNMMNEAVAFGNGVQDGNEFMLSHDGSPILPNNLNEFESGNNALFMGIDDTNGNAVFVEQQTSYDMFSMANNNQPQISKQDEKIRSANREKALLKYYFPDFKKGDNVRWNRSIYRKSKRYNYHIETDFIPLKPLIPSKLKLQVQQDQKKIFRTMDHITTIQALQKKKKKHSIITATLDELYPLIDEKSNEKTNLNENNKISEDLLVATDDWDEEKIINGEKSIERNTDTLLSTKVDDINSDAWNWNEDNLVDAKLSEAKHAELDMNDEKLLLLIQREPVHKDVQPISVNLPFDHMFSGPQLSEKLLLSKFNISNDEIYSTLKRTHQPKVRSTISNLNIEHSQPAINLQSPFYKVVLPRNQLRFYHRPKFGSNIRPNTTFFFNKLKTRKRKRDKGKDVRESFTSTADLTIGDTAPIYLMEYSEQDPLALSKFGMANKLINYYRKYNEQDTLRPKLPVGETHVLGVQDKSPFWNFGFVEPGHIVPTLYNNMVRAPVFKHGVSGTDFLLVRSTGNGTNNKFYLRNINHLFTVGQTFPVEEIPGPNSRKVTSMRTTRLKMIVYRILNRTPNRAISIEPITRHFPDQDYGQNRQKIKEFMKYQREGPDKGLWKLKEGEVLLDNENTKKLLLPEQVAEVESMSHGLQFWEDNENYNFDEKLLKLEENLLPWNVTKNFVNATQMRAMIQIHGAGDPTGCGEGFSFLKTSMKGGFVKSESAGPEEKRKKKRNASVEKNGNSTGHTYNVVQQQKAYEEEISKTWYTHTKSLSVTNPFEEIDDPNVINQTNKKVRTHRDDNKVLKIVRKRRDENGIIQRQTIIIKDPRVIKGYIRGKERMKEAKLDVNKLLEDDNLNLENVEDIEMQKKLLQNELASLEKSQQRRAARQMITANKKKMQEQQNPDGSASPGKVTKSKNTTRRCATCGQIGHIRTNKSCPMYNAANNAANEDNSTNATNSPAAVTTPIVHNSSEVQ
- the DYN3 gene encoding dynein light intermediate chain (similar to Saccharomyces cerevisiae DYN3 (YMR299C); ancestral locus Anc_5.22) — translated: MVRDIWTELINKTRRKDDDTSGKTIIVCCPSKDTMYEFQKKYYPTELQESIDEKPTTQLQFHYIMDTSRSEDIDRSPHGIVNIYSMVSPVEHSTLSLLHPIIEQIRGNVQLCVVLDWSKNSQRSWLRYLNDMFKELQVFESLMQLHVICVNSNVIWELQRSSTSWNTRLIGFVQQSLRSFCLEKNGSLYFLQENGTIDILTDIIHENTHDDTRIEMIDISKTFIPSGSDSFGLIKTIDDTFDPSIATTDEFIATQYEKAVPEAYKPSYGNSELLKGASYTVYEDPQASDYYQTLLDFDVQKKLSEINKTYRSKPLT